The sequence CGGTGCCGCCGATCGGGATTCCGGACAGGACTGGACGCAGGATGATCCCGAATCCGTAAGAAACTAATGCCCAGACGATCAAATGAATCGTCACGAGCCGGATGTTGGCCTTCCAATAGGCCGCACCCGAGGTTGATGATGCACTCATTTAGAGCCCTCCGTAGATGTCAGTTGATGGTTACCGATGCCCAGGCCTGGTTGTATCGCCTCTCTCTTCCCCAGCCGATGCTTGAGTTCCTGGAGGCTGAGGTTCCCTCCGTAGTGGAAGGGCTACCCGGTTCATCAACGAATCTACGCGCACGAATTGGGCCAATTCATGCAAGCCCTTGATAGCAGGGGATTACTGCCTGAGTGACCAATGCGTCGGGGTTGTCAGTGGGGTTATTTGTTACCGCAAGTAACATTGACGCGCCGCACCAGTAACGGTGAAGTGTTACCGATAGGAACATACACAAAAAATATCGCAGATTTTTCATTAAGTTAGCAGACTGGTACTGGATTGGCAGGGCCTTGCGCAGGGTTTTGCGGCGCATGGAGAAGGCTTTGGTCACGACCTGGGCGAAGGTGGGCAGGTGCACCACGGTGAAAAAGTGAAAAAGGGGTCAAAAGTGAAGTGAAAAAGGGGTCAAAGCCTAATTCTGCTGTATAGGTTGCGGCCTTCCTGTTTGACAGTAGCGACATCCTCAGATGAAAAGGGCTTTTGCCCGTTTACTCTTTCCTACCCCTGCCACGTTACTGACCAGTAGCGATCCGCCCGCACGACGGCGGATCGCGGATGGAACT is a genomic window of Pseudomonadota bacterium containing:
- a CDS encoding DUF4212 domain-containing protein — protein: MSASSTSGAAYWKANIRLVTIHLIVWALVSYGFGIILRPVLSGIPIGGTDLGFWFAQQGSMFVFIAQIFIYAAQMNKLDRLHDVHED